In the genome of Serratia symbiotica (Periphyllus acericola), one region contains:
- the rluC gene encoding 23S rRNA pseudouridine(955/2504/2580) synthase RluC yields the protein MKINNPAVQVITISDDEAGQRIDNFLLARLKGVPKSIIYRIVRKGEVRVNKRRIKAEYKLAAGDLVRVPPVRIAEREVVLVSAKLNKVVALANCILYEDDHLLILNKPSGTAVHGGSGLSFGVIEGLRALRLEARFLELVHRLDRDTSGVLLVAKKRSALRSLHEQLRMKGMQKDYLALVRGQWQSHCKVVQAPLLKNILHSGERIVRVSSEGKSSETRFKVEARYEFATLVKASPITGRTNQIRVHALHAGHPIAFDDRYGDREFDRKLLGTGLKRLFLHASALHFKHPATGETVCIEAPMDGVLRQCLQRLRCQTAQ from the coding sequence ATGAAAATTAACAATCCGGCAGTACAAGTAATCACGATTTCTGACGACGAAGCCGGTCAGAGAATCGACAACTTTTTGCTCGCTCGCCTGAAAGGTGTGCCGAAGAGCATTATTTACCGCATCGTGCGCAAAGGCGAGGTGCGCGTAAATAAAAGGCGTATCAAGGCTGAGTACAAGTTGGCTGCGGGCGATCTGGTGCGCGTACCGCCGGTGCGCATAGCTGAGAGGGAAGTGGTGCTGGTATCCGCCAAACTGAATAAAGTGGTTGCGCTGGCCAACTGCATTTTGTATGAAGACGATCACCTGCTGATCTTGAACAAACCCTCGGGTACGGCGGTGCATGGCGGTAGCGGCCTGAGCTTTGGCGTCATTGAAGGGCTGCGCGCGCTGCGGCTAGAAGCCCGTTTCCTGGAACTGGTGCACCGTTTGGATCGTGATACCTCCGGCGTACTGCTGGTAGCAAAGAAGCGTTCGGCGCTGAGGTCGCTACATGAGCAACTACGGATGAAAGGAATGCAAAAGGACTATCTGGCGCTTGTGCGCGGCCAGTGGCAGTCCCACTGCAAAGTGGTGCAGGCACCCTTGCTGAAAAACATTTTGCACAGCGGTGAACGTATCGTGCGCGTTAGCAGTGAAGGCAAGTCCTCGGAAACGCGCTTTAAAGTGGAAGCACGTTACGAGTTTGCCACGCTGGTCAAAGCCAGCCCGATTACTGGGCGCACTAATCAAATCCGCGTGCATGCGCTGCATGCGGGGCACCCGATCGCTTTTGATGATCGCTATGGTGATCGCGAGTTTGACCGGAAACTGCTTGGCACCGGCCTCAAGCGTTTATTCCTGCATGCGTCGGCGCTGCACTTCAAGCATCCTGCCACCGGTGAAACCGTGTGCATTGAAGCACCGATGGATGGGGTGCTGCGCCAATGTTTGCAGAGGTTGCGCTGTCAGACAGCCCAATAA